From the genome of Campylobacter magnus, one region includes:
- a CDS encoding ComEA family DNA-binding protein, which translates to MKKLLLLIAMLASLAFGAVDINTASKEELMSLKGIGAAKAEAIIAARPFTSTDEIKKVKGIGEGIYNNIKDEIIVK; encoded by the coding sequence ATGAAAAAATTACTTTTACTTATAGCTATGCTAGCTAGCCTTGCCTTTGGCGCTGTGGATATTAACACAGCTAGCAAAGAAGAGCTAATGAGCCTAAAAGGCATAGGTGCTGCTAAGGCTGAAGCCATTATCGCAGCTCGTCCTTTTACAAGCACTGATGAGATTAAAAAGGTAAAAGGCATAGGTGAGGGTATTTACAATAATATCAAAGATGAGATTATTGTAAAGTAA
- a CDS encoding Y-family DNA polymerase, giving the protein MFLHIDLDAFFINAARTKEPSLRGVSAAVISGNCVDIFGDFLPPGMVLSASYEARAKGIKCTMQAATAQKIDPQIKLVSTDFTLYKKLSKEVFNVLYDYTNEIEKYSIDEYFLDLRGTSWDNEPSALASIIKNRIESELALPCSLGTAPHKWWAKLATSLAKPAGIKHISSFDEIGSVLLRDFAGAGKASLDKLNKEGIITLNDAKNSRPSFERLGKAGLSLWEHICGSSGDFLRKENAPKSLSIARTFERVFDRTELKRRIRILAKHLHIDLAEQNLVPKKLEIRFAYEHSKTTSHTFSTDKEFTQTTLASEFWQSFCALDNSPRLGVVYISLGSSDFSGQKGLFWQQKSNKQKALDDALLKLQNKYGSGLI; this is encoded by the coding sequence GTGTTTTTACACATTGACCTTGATGCTTTTTTTATAAACGCTGCTAGAACAAAAGAGCCTAGCTTGCGTGGAGTGAGTGCAGCTGTAATCAGCGGAAACTGCGTGGATATCTTTGGCGATTTTTTACCGCCTGGTATGGTGCTAAGTGCTAGCTATGAAGCACGCGCAAAAGGCATAAAATGCACTATGCAAGCAGCCACCGCTCAAAAAATAGATCCACAAATAAAGCTAGTTAGCACAGATTTTACGCTATATAAAAAGCTTAGCAAAGAAGTTTTTAATGTGCTTTATGATTATACAAATGAGATTGAAAAATACAGCATTGATGAGTATTTTTTAGACCTTAGAGGCACTAGCTGGGATAATGAACCAAGTGCTCTTGCTAGTATTATAAAAAACCGCATTGAAAGTGAGCTTGCCCTACCTTGCTCGCTTGGCACTGCGCCACATAAATGGTGGGCAAAGCTTGCTACAAGTCTAGCAAAACCAGCTGGAATAAAGCATATTTCAAGTTTTGATGAGATTGGCTCTGTTCTTTTAAGAGACTTTGCTGGGGCTGGCAAAGCTAGCCTAGATAAGCTAAATAAAGAGGGCATAATCACGCTAAATGATGCTAAAAACTCACGCCCTAGCTTTGAGCGACTTGGTAAGGCTGGACTTAGCTTATGGGAGCATATTTGTGGGAGCAGTGGCGATTTTTTGCGCAAAGAAAACGCGCCAAAAAGCCTTAGCATTGCTCGCACTTTTGAGCGTGTTTTTGATAGAACTGAGCTAAAGCGCCGCATAAGAATACTCGCAAAACACCTACACATAGACCTTGCAGAGCAAAATCTCGTGCCAAAAAAACTTGAAATCCGCTTTGCCTACGAACACTCAAAAACCACCAGCCACACTTTTAGCACAGATAAAGAATTCACTCAAACCACACTAGCTAGTGAGTTTTGGCAAAGCTTTTGTGCGCTTGATAACTCGCCTAGATTAGGTGTTGTTTATATCAGCCTTGGCAGCAGCGATTTTAGCGGACAAAAGGGGCTGTTTTGGCAGCAAAAATCAAACAAACAAAAAGCCCTAGATGACGCTCTTTTAAAGCTTCAAAACAAATACGGCTCAGGTTTAATCTAG
- a CDS encoding multidrug effflux MFS transporter has translation MQTSTKITGFKKLWLIFILAFMSAVAPLSTDMYLPALANVQEAFATSEFFTQLSLASFFIAFALGQLIYGPLSDFFGRKKPLIIGIALFMSASLGCVMVDNVAHFIALRFLEALGGCAGVVIARAIVNDLFELHEAAAVFALMMVVSSLAPMLSPTFGGFLLQLFSWESIFISLFLLGIALLLFVIFTLKESHEPHKESFDFKAITSRYKDVLKDRSFIIYTLSSGFAMGAMFAYITGSSFVFIKYFGLHEQVYALVFGANSLGFMILSIINARLVFWCQPRTLLGFGLALMCAFSLLLMFFDSFWLFEGALFCAIACLGLIAPNAVTLAMSRFKEHSGTASAMLGTAQFALAGIISFGVGAYGANMPWQLGLVIFACSALATGFFFAFIKKSA, from the coding sequence ATGCAAACAAGCACCAAAATCACAGGCTTTAAAAAGCTCTGGCTTATTTTTATCCTAGCTTTTATGAGCGCAGTTGCGCCACTTAGCACTGATATGTATTTGCCAGCCCTAGCCAACGTTCAAGAAGCCTTTGCTACAAGCGAGTTTTTCACCCAGCTTAGCCTGGCTAGTTTTTTCATTGCCTTTGCTTTAGGGCAGCTCATTTATGGGCCACTAAGCGACTTTTTTGGGCGAAAAAAGCCCCTTATTATCGGCATTGCTTTATTTATGAGTGCGTCTTTGGGCTGTGTTATGGTAGATAATGTTGCGCATTTTATTGCTCTTCGCTTTTTAGAGGCACTTGGGGGATGTGCTGGGGTCGTGATAGCAAGGGCGATTGTAAATGATCTTTTTGAGCTGCACGAGGCAGCAGCTGTTTTTGCGCTGATGATGGTAGTATCATCACTTGCGCCTATGCTCTCGCCTACTTTTGGCGGATTTTTACTTCAGCTTTTTAGCTGGGAGAGCATTTTTATAAGCTTATTTTTGCTTGGCATTGCGCTGCTACTTTTTGTGATTTTTACCCTAAAAGAAAGCCACGAACCACACAAAGAAAGCTTTGATTTTAAAGCTATTACCTCAAGATACAAAGATGTTTTAAAAGACCGCTCTTTTATCATCTACACGCTCTCATCAGGCTTTGCTATGGGGGCGATGTTTGCTTATATTACTGGCAGTTCTTTTGTGTTTATTAAGTATTTTGGCTTACATGAGCAGGTTTATGCCCTTGTTTTTGGCGCAAACTCGCTAGGCTTTATGATTCTTAGCATTATAAACGCTAGGCTTGTTTTTTGGTGCCAGCCACGCACTTTGCTCGGGTTTGGACTTGCTTTGATGTGTGCTTTTTCTTTGCTTTTGATGTTTTTTGATAGTTTTTGGCTGTTTGAGGGAGCGTTATTTTGCGCTATTGCTTGCTTGGGGCTTATTGCGCCAAATGCTGTAACCCTAGCTATGTCACGCTTTAAAGAGCACTCAGGTACAGCCTCAGCCATGCTTGGAACTGCGCAGTTTGCTTTAGCTGGGATTATTAGCTTTGGTGTGGGAGCGTATGGAGCAAATATGCCTTGGCAACTTGGCTTAGTTATTTTTGCTTGTTCTGCGCTAGCAACGGGGTTCTTTTTTGCCTTTATAAAAAAGAGTGCTTAG
- a CDS encoding YhdP family protein yields the protein MKKNILLFILMLFLCGIVFLMQGIHISSFKTPYFSLENLYFKLEKKFILRLESLHINASRQTDSSTEELETFFQSANYIKIFFKELIFDKISYENNMFALTYFGDKFTLDSDYVTLIATFDGAKTKVDELLLKDFDFRFNGDINIDASEQNFDLNGSISSFDISANMSARLNNGILDFEISDARAASIDDFMDSLAKNIDLDEEIKKWIHVYIKAKNYEIYSFKGSIDTRSKEIKRLDGLAHASDASLFLSPSLKPILFKSIDIKLANDSLNFTLNEPSFEGKSLEGSKVAITNITGENSHIIVDLSSNEISLDDAKPILANYDIDLGVLGSSAPTTTTLRLDISLEPFDVRADGNFAFSTKSPLRIGEASFYSTILDLDLNGTVLNFKKANLSSDFLDIDFVGKLDFSSDKGTLDTHIKRLDLEGDLLNIKNIKTTAKLDLAKDFEVSIADFDFVGNFSGKKRLSINDLSKVIKYSPLLSELNATAGSFKLDGDDFTNFGGAFELFFNFGLKDQNQNPYNHDIFTFLVAKEGFNLTSRSGNILAKNSKTGKLEVFVNNIIIPINQQATSNKSKTNITYIGKNSSLSLSDFNRTLNFKAFRADFKEGLDFTGDYGNDRKLNVVLKPNYLKINGTNLPDTSINDFLGGKFIFDGGFDIKLEGRDFKDFTATINAKDTYFLGLKAQQNLLAFLDSIPSLIIFKVNDFTKKGFEAKTAQAQLKRQGNLLQINALTINGSNADIYGTGGINTDNKDIKMQLELRLLKTASSVIANIPIINHILLGENKVASTIIEVFGTYDDPKYTSTVAVDILSTPYNIIKNTLSLPANLFK from the coding sequence ATGAAAAAAAATATTTTACTTTTTATACTCATGTTATTCCTGTGTGGCATAGTTTTTTTGATGCAAGGCATTCACATTTCTAGCTTCAAAACGCCTTATTTTTCACTTGAAAATCTATATTTTAAGCTGGAAAAAAAGTTTATTTTGCGACTTGAGAGCCTTCATATCAACGCTAGCAGGCAAACTGATAGCTCGACTGAAGAACTAGAAACTTTTTTTCAAAGCGCTAATTATATAAAAATTTTCTTTAAAGAACTTATTTTTGATAAAATTTCTTATGAAAATAATATGTTTGCCCTTACTTACTTTGGCGATAAATTTACGCTAGATAGCGACTATGTAACGCTTATTGCTACTTTTGATGGCGCAAAAACCAAGGTTGATGAACTGCTTTTAAAGGACTTTGATTTTAGATTTAACGGCGATATTAATATAGATGCTAGCGAGCAAAATTTTGATTTAAATGGCAGTATTTCTAGCTTTGATATAAGTGCTAATATGAGTGCTAGGCTAAATAATGGAATTCTAGATTTTGAGATTAGCGATGCGAGGGCAGCTAGTATTGATGATTTTATGGATAGCCTTGCTAAAAATATAGACTTAGATGAGGAGATAAAGAAGTGGATTCATGTCTATATAAAAGCCAAAAATTATGAAATATACAGCTTTAAAGGCAGCATTGATACAAGAAGCAAAGAGATAAAAAGACTAGATGGCTTAGCACATGCTAGTGATGCTAGTCTTTTTCTCTCACCTAGTTTAAAGCCGATTTTGTTTAAAAGCATTGATATAAAGCTAGCTAATGACAGCCTAAACTTCACGCTAAATGAGCCTAGCTTTGAGGGCAAGAGCTTAGAGGGCTCAAAGGTTGCCATCACAAATATCACAGGAGAGAATTCTCATATCATAGTAGATCTTAGCTCAAATGAAATCAGCCTTGATGATGCTAAGCCTATTTTGGCAAACTATGATATAGATTTGGGTGTGCTTGGCTCGTCTGCGCCTACTACTACCACTTTGCGCCTTGATATTAGCTTGGAGCCTTTTGATGTTAGGGCTGATGGCAACTTCGCTTTTAGCACCAAAAGTCCATTGCGCATAGGTGAGGCTAGTTTTTATAGCACTATTCTTGATTTAGACTTAAATGGCACTGTGCTAAACTTTAAAAAAGCAAATCTTAGCTCAGATTTTTTGGATATTGATTTTGTTGGCAAACTAGACTTTAGTAGCGATAAAGGCACGCTAGATACGCATATAAAGCGCCTTGATTTAGAAGGAGATTTGCTAAATATCAAAAATATAAAAACCACTGCCAAGCTAGATTTAGCTAAAGATTTTGAGGTAAGCATAGCTGATTTTGATTTTGTTGGGAATTTTTCAGGCAAAAAGCGTCTTAGTATAAATGATTTAAGCAAGGTGATAAAATACTCTCCTTTACTAAGTGAGCTTAACGCAACGGCTGGGTCTTTTAAGCTAGATGGCGATGATTTTACAAACTTTGGTGGAGCTTTTGAGCTGTTTTTTAACTTTGGCTTAAAAGATCAAAATCAAAATCCATACAACCACGATATATTCACCTTTTTGGTAGCAAAAGAGGGTTTTAATCTCACATCTAGAAGCGGAAATATACTTGCTAAAAATAGCAAAACAGGCAAACTAGAAGTCTTTGTAAACAATATAATAATCCCTATAAATCAACAAGCAACAAGCAATAAAAGCAAAACAAACATAACATACATAGGCAAAAACTCATCACTATCTCTAAGCGATTTTAACCGCACCTTAAACTTCAAAGCTTTTAGAGCTGATTTTAAAGAGGGATTAGATTTCACTGGCGATTATGGAAATGACAGGAAGCTTAATGTTGTCTTAAAGCCTAATTATCTAAAAATAAATGGCACAAATCTACCAGATACTTCTATAAACGACTTTTTAGGTGGTAAATTCATTTTTGATGGTGGCTTTGATATCAAGCTAGAAGGCAGGGATTTTAAGGACTTCACAGCCACTATAAATGCTAAAGATACATATTTTCTAGGTCTTAAAGCACAGCAAAATTTGCTTGCTTTTTTAGATAGCATTCCAAGTCTTATAATTTTTAAAGTAAATGACTTTACAAAAAAAGGCTTTGAGGCAAAAACAGCCCAAGCCCAGCTAAAAAGACAAGGTAATTTGCTACAAATAAACGCTCTTACGATAAATGGCTCAAATGCTGATATCTACGGCACTGGTGGAATAAACACGGATAATAAGGATATAAAAATGCAACTAGAATTACGCCTGCTAAAAACAGCTAGCAGTGTAATAGCTAATATCCCTATCATAAACCACATTTTACTAGGCGAGAATAAAGTTGCTTCTACCATAATCGAAGTCTTTGGCACTTATGACGACCCAAAATACACATCCACAGTGGCAGTAGACATCCTAAGCACACCATATAACATTATAAAAAATACACTAAGCTTGCCAGCTAATTTATTTAAATAA
- the mltG gene encoding endolytic transglycosylase MltG, with product MSIKSKIFFFIAHFVLLFFISWGASLCQPMNTSKVVFIPKGSSADIISYLSLRNFNVNKLDKYILALLGSAQAGWVEIGTSRLSRLDFLYRLTKAKAALEEITLVPGETSEYFLKDISSKLGLKYELLLSELRANALFFEGFLVPDTYKIPLGMSEKHLIFYLVNLSKKTHEERSAKIFGTFNQKEWENYIIIASIIQKEAANEDEMPLVASVIYNRLKKGMKLQMDGTLNYGLYSHEKITPRRIANDNTKFNTYKFAGLPEGAVCTVSMSAIRAAIFPKKTDYLYFVRDKKTGKHIFTTNYDAHVNAINASRK from the coding sequence ATGAGTATAAAAAGTAAAATATTTTTTTTCATAGCACACTTTGTTTTGCTCTTTTTTATAAGCTGGGGCGCAAGCTTGTGCCAGCCCATGAATACGAGCAAAGTTGTATTTATCCCAAAAGGATCTAGTGCTGATATTATATCTTATTTATCTTTGCGAAACTTTAATGTAAACAAGCTTGATAAATATATTTTAGCACTTCTTGGCTCGGCGCAGGCTGGCTGGGTGGAGATAGGCACTTCTAGACTAAGCAGGCTTGATTTTCTTTACCGCCTTACAAAAGCTAAGGCCGCCTTAGAAGAAATCACGCTAGTGCCTGGAGAGACTAGCGAATATTTTTTAAAAGACATTTCTAGCAAACTAGGGCTAAAATACGAGCTTTTGCTAAGCGAGCTAAGGGCAAATGCGCTGTTTTTTGAGGGATTTTTGGTGCCTGATACTTACAAAATTCCGCTTGGCATGAGCGAAAAGCATTTGATATTTTACCTAGTAAATTTATCCAAAAAAACCCATGAAGAACGCTCGGCCAAGATCTTTGGCACCTTTAATCAAAAAGAGTGGGAAAACTACATAATAATCGCCTCAATCATCCAAAAAGAAGCCGCAAACGAAGATGAAATGCCGTTGGTAGCATCAGTGATCTATAATCGATTAAAAAAAGGCATGAAACTACAAATGGACGGCACGCTAAACTACGGCTTATACAGCCACGAGAAAATCACCCCACGGCGCATAGCAAATGATAATACCAAATTTAACACCTATAAATTTGCAGGACTTCCAGAAGGGGCTGTGTGCACAGTATCTATGTCTGCTATAAGAGCAGCGATTTTTCCTAAAAAGACAGATTATTTATACTTCGTTCGCGATAAAAAAACTGGCAAGCATATTTTCACCACAAACTATGACGCTCATGTAAATGCTATAAATGCTAGTAGAAAGTAG
- the rpsR gene encoding 30S ribosomal protein S18, with the protein MAEKRKYSKKYCRYSEAKVEFIDYKDTSMLKYCLSERFKIMPRRLTGTSKKYQEMVERAIKRARQAALIPYIVDRNEVVTNPFEGM; encoded by the coding sequence ATGGCTGAAAAAAGAAAATATAGCAAAAAATACTGCCGCTACTCAGAGGCAAAGGTTGAGTTTATTGATTACAAAGATACATCAATGCTAAAATACTGCCTTTCAGAGCGCTTTAAAATCATGCCTCGCCGTCTAACTGGCACTAGCAAAAAATACCAAGAGATGGTTGAGCGTGCTATTAAAAGAGCTCGTCAAGCAGCTCTTATCCCATATATCGTTGATCGCAACGAGGTTGTTACAAATCCATTTGAGGGTATGTAA
- the ssb gene encoding single-stranded DNA-binding protein, which produces MSFNKVILVGNLTRAPELKYTQGKGTPVAKTGIAVSRKANVNGEMREEVCFIDLTFWGRTAEIANQYLQKGSKVLIEGRLMLEQWQDQNGQNRSKHSVTVESMEMLGSKESGSNNGYNGGGYDNGYNDGGYGNQNYGNQNYASQNYASQNYSNQSYNGSNANYNAGNANYGSFDGGYQNPSKSANNFGVNVNQGFNQGANGANNANFARQQRAPQQEEKLPEIDLDKEDEIPF; this is translated from the coding sequence ATGTCTTTTAACAAAGTAATCTTGGTAGGAAATCTCACTCGCGCCCCAGAGCTAAAATACACTCAGGGCAAAGGCACACCAGTGGCAAAAACTGGTATTGCGGTAAGTCGCAAGGCAAATGTAAATGGTGAGATGAGAGAAGAAGTTTGCTTTATAGACCTTACTTTTTGGGGTCGCACAGCAGAGATAGCAAATCAATACCTTCAAAAAGGCTCAAAAGTGCTTATTGAGGGTCGTTTAATGCTAGAGCAATGGCAAGACCAAAACGGACAAAACCGCTCAAAACACTCTGTGACAGTAGAAAGTATGGAAATGCTAGGCTCAAAAGAAAGTGGCTCAAATAACGGCTATAATGGCGGTGGCTATGATAATGGCTACAATGATGGTGGCTATGGCAACCAAAACTATGGCAATCAAAACTACGCTAGCCAAAATTATGCTAGCCAAAACTACAGCAATCAAAGCTATAATGGCAGCAATGCTAACTATAATGCTGGAAATGCTAATTATGGCTCATTTGATGGCGGATATCAAAACCCTAGCAAAAGCGCAAATAACTTTGGGGTAAATGTAAACCAAGGTTTTAATCAAGGCGCAAATGGAGCAAATAACGCAAATTTCGCTCGCCAGCAAAGAGCCCCACAACAAGAAGAAAAACTACCAGAGATTGACTTAGATAAAGAAGACGAAATACCATTTTAA
- the rpsF gene encoding 30S ribosomal protein S6, translating into MKHYEVLLIIKPTLEETEVKARVDFIEGVITKNGGKITSWQDMGTRKLAYKIDKFERGVYKVCYFEAPTALIEELVRNIRINEDIIRFLVVKYETKREIAAWEKLSRGEKLNQIKKPEPRAPKATKEEAKEENEE; encoded by the coding sequence ATGAAACACTACGAGGTTCTTCTTATCATCAAGCCTACACTTGAAGAAACAGAAGTAAAAGCAAGAGTTGATTTCATCGAGGGTGTAATCACCAAAAACGGCGGTAAAATCACATCTTGGCAAGACATGGGTACACGCAAACTAGCGTATAAAATAGACAAATTTGAGCGCGGCGTGTATAAAGTATGCTATTTTGAGGCACCAACAGCTCTAATTGAAGAGCTAGTACGCAATATCCGCATTAACGAAGATATCATTCGCTTCTTGGTTGTAAAATACGAGACAAAACGCGAAATAGCAGCTTGGGAAAAACTAAGCCGCGGCGAAAAGCTAAACCAAATCAAAAAGCCTGAGCCACGCGCACCAAAAGCTACTAAAGAAGAAGCAAAAGAAGAAAACGAAGAGTAA
- a CDS encoding VacB/RNase II family 3'-5' exoribonuclease, translated as MRYFLETLSRGASNPNAKCKEALRILEFLKAISFHKGKAYLNNGFITGRLDINAMGVGFIEVFSDKPMRDIVVESKNLGGAHLGDIVVAHLLSNKKSRQSAKILAVLEPANETSLVYLKRFGEAVLGVNIQNGLSLALKASQKSLKALPLGTLLKINNANNEITEVLGLITDPNIDEKISLAIYNKKDEFTPACEDEARAWGDTVDPSMYKERVDLQHLPFCTIDPDDAKDFDDAIYYDTSKNELYVAIADVSEYVSAFSATDKEAKNRCFSIYFPHKSVPMLPRTLSENICSLRPDEPRLAFTFKISLNDDLSVKKEELFSAIIKSKKRFTYNEVDKILENKSGCEQGILDWLLPLHKITQKLKQIRLKKGFDFRSKELKMSLNDDGLIASTHFESETPSHALIEDCMLLANKAAAKMISKGIFRNHAPADIKKINFLLDNLATLGIEAQYESDFALMIAKIQSKANELGIREDADKLIIKAQKRAEYSHTSSGHFGLGFETYTHFTSPIRRYSDLTLHRLLKAQLAKDDKLYNYLLEGIEATCEELNIKEREADKVAFDFMDRKFARWAEQNIGKEFICYISEISEPLIARLDDELKGARIILPNFTCPLLTRVRVRIISSDIASAKIIGKVVEKLDV; from the coding sequence GTGAGATATTTTTTAGAAACGCTTAGTCGTGGGGCTAGTAACCCAAATGCTAAATGTAAAGAAGCCCTAAGAATTCTAGAATTCCTAAAAGCAATTAGCTTTCACAAAGGCAAAGCATATCTAAACAATGGTTTTATAACAGGTCGCCTTGATATAAACGCAATGGGCGTGGGCTTTATAGAAGTATTTAGCGACAAGCCCATGCGTGATATCGTAGTTGAGAGCAAAAATCTTGGTGGTGCGCACCTTGGCGATATAGTGGTGGCTCATCTGCTCTCAAATAAAAAATCTCGCCAAAGCGCAAAAATCCTAGCCGTGCTAGAACCTGCAAATGAAACTAGCCTAGTATATCTAAAACGCTTTGGCGAGGCAGTTCTAGGCGTAAATATCCAAAATGGTCTTAGTCTAGCTCTAAAAGCTAGCCAAAAATCCCTAAAAGCCTTGCCCCTTGGCACTCTGCTAAAAATAAATAACGCAAATAATGAAATAACCGAAGTTCTAGGGCTAATAACTGATCCAAATATAGATGAGAAAATCTCCCTTGCTATATATAATAAAAAAGATGAGTTTACCCCAGCCTGCGAGGATGAGGCAAGAGCGTGGGGAGATACGGTAGATCCTAGCATGTATAAAGAGCGAGTGGATTTGCAGCATTTGCCATTTTGCACCATTGACCCTGATGATGCAAAAGACTTTGATGATGCTATTTACTACGATACTAGCAAAAACGAACTTTATGTAGCAATAGCTGATGTTAGCGAGTATGTAAGTGCGTTTAGTGCTACTGATAAAGAAGCAAAAAACCGCTGTTTTTCTATATATTTTCCACACAAAAGTGTGCCTATGTTGCCACGAACTCTAAGCGAAAATATTTGTTCGCTAAGGCCTGATGAGCCACGATTAGCATTTACTTTTAAAATTAGCTTAAATGACGATCTAAGCGTAAAAAAAGAAGAGCTTTTTTCTGCGATTATAAAAAGCAAAAAGCGTTTTACTTATAATGAAGTAGATAAAATTTTAGAAAATAAAAGCGGCTGCGAACAAGGAATTCTAGATTGGCTTTTGCCACTACACAAAATCACGCAAAAACTAAAACAAATTAGATTAAAAAAGGGCTTTGATTTTCGCTCAAAAGAGCTAAAAATGAGCCTTAATGATGATGGGCTCATAGCTAGCACGCATTTTGAGAGCGAGACGCCAAGCCATGCTTTGATAGAGGACTGTATGCTTCTAGCAAACAAAGCCGCTGCAAAAATGATAAGCAAAGGCATATTTCGCAACCACGCCCCAGCTGATATAAAAAAAATAAATTTCTTACTTGATAATTTAGCTACCCTTGGCATAGAAGCACAGTATGAGAGTGACTTTGCTTTGATGATAGCCAAAATCCAAAGCAAAGCAAATGAACTAGGCATAAGAGAAGATGCTGATAAACTAATAATAAAAGCGCAAAAAAGAGCCGAGTACTCGCACACTAGCAGTGGGCATTTTGGGCTGGGGTTTGAGACTTATACGCATTTTACTAGCCCTATTAGGCGTTATAGCGACCTTACTTTACACCGCCTTTTAAAAGCGCAGTTAGCAAAAGACGATAAGCTCTATAATTATTTGTTAGAGGGCATTGAAGCTACTTGCGAGGAGCTAAATATAAAAGAAAGAGAAGCTGATAAAGTAGCCTTTGATTTTATGGATAGAAAGTTTGCTAGATGGGCAGAGCAAAACATCGGCAAGGAATTTATTTGCTACATTAGTGAGATTAGTGAGCCACTTATTGCTAGGCTTGATGATGAGCTAAAAGGCGCTAGGATAATCCTGCCAAACTTCACTTGCCCACTGCTTACAAGAGTACGTGTACGCATAATCTCAAGCGATATCGCAAGTGCTAAAATCATCGGCAAAGTCGTGGAGAAACTAGATGTATAA
- a CDS encoding HDOD domain-containing protein, giving the protein MNDSIYKSIKTLPPLDDTVIKIQQICRDENATIGELVDVIKKDPMLTANILHSANSPLYGFSREITEINQAVNLFGMATIRGFALYGAIKQNFKIDLGPYSLNSEQFLDIVSTQNALAFDWCKKLGGEFLNVISPASFLMEVGKIIISKELIESGKADEFKKAFDEIKSLKELSELEISLVGVDSEEVAAKILEQWNFEYKVVESILHINDFADAPTEIRDYSAVLNVVKNAVNVFSKFSEEGVAAAKANLKTAGLNESAFNQALEKVGV; this is encoded by the coding sequence ATGAATGATTCAATCTATAAAAGCATAAAAACTCTACCGCCACTTGATGATACTGTGATTAAAATCCAGCAAATTTGCCGTGATGAAAACGCAACAATCGGCGAACTAGTAGATGTCATCAAAAAAGACCCTATGCTAACAGCAAATATCCTACACTCAGCAAACAGCCCACTTTATGGCTTTTCACGCGAGATTACAGAGATAAATCAAGCTGTAAATCTATTTGGCATGGCGACAATTCGTGGTTTTGCGCTATATGGTGCTATTAAACAAAACTTTAAAATCGACCTTGGTCCATATAGTCTAAACTCTGAGCAGTTTTTAGATATAGTAAGCACGCAAAATGCTCTAGCGTTTGATTGGTGCAAAAAGCTTGGCGGAGAGTTTTTAAATGTAATTTCGCCAGCGAGCTTTCTTATGGAAGTTGGTAAAATCATCATCTCAAAAGAGCTAATAGAGAGTGGCAAAGCAGATGAGTTTAAAAAAGCCTTTGATGAAATTAAAAGTCTAAAAGAGCTAAGCGAGCTTGAAATATCGCTAGTTGGCGTAGATAGCGAGGAAGTAGCAGCTAAAATTTTGGAGCAATGGAACTTTGAGTATAAAGTGGTTGAGAGCATTTTACACATAAATGACTTTGCTGATGCCCCAACTGAGATAAGAGACTACTCAGCAGTGCTAAATGTAGTTAAAAACGCAGTTAATGTATTTTCAAAATTTAGCGAAGAAGGCGTAGCTGCTGCTAAAGCAAATCTAAAAACTGCTGGACTAAATGAAAGCGCCTTTAATCAAGCATTAGAAAAAGTAGGCGTGTGA